TTTCATCATCTTCAACATGATCCAGATTCGGATTGTCGGCCAGGTTGATGAAGAACTGGTTGGTCGCCGTGTGGATGTATTCGGGATCGCGGGTCATCGCGATCGCGCCGCGGACGTTCTTCAAGCCGTTCGCCGCTTCGCTTTGAATTTCGGTGCGGGTCGGCGTCGCTTCGAGATCGGCGGTGAACGATCCGCCCAAAATCATTGAGTCGGTGGCGACATAGTGAAAGATCGTCCCGTCGTAACGACCCGACTCGACGTAGTTGTTCAAAAAGTTGTCGACCGTGGCGGGCGCCTTTTCGGAGTTCAAGCGAAGTTTGATCTCGCCGTAGTTGGTCGTCAAAACGACTTCCGGATGACTCTCGCGGGCCATCGGACGATACGCGTCGGTCATTTCCTCTGGCTCGACCGAGACCGGCGAACCGCTCAGCGAATCTCCCCCGGCCGCCGGAGCAGCCGAACCACCGTCAATCGAAGCGGCAGGCGGACTCGTTTCGCTGCCGCATCCAACGGCGAACAAAACGGAGAGGGCAAGAATCGACAAGAACAGATTGGGATAAGAACGCATTTCGAAAACGCCTCCGTGCGCGCTGGGATGCTGGCAAACGTTGCTGGCGTCTATCTTTGGGATTTTTGCTATTTGACGCAAGCTCGCTTTTTCAGGGGGTGACATTCGCAGAAACCCCGCCCACCAGGGCGCCCGGCGCTCGCCTTACCTACGACAGATCACCTTGTCTTGCGGGGCAACGAGGACTAGCATTTAATAAGCATCAAATTAAATGCGAAAGGAATGCTCCATGCTCAATCTAGAAAATGGCGTCGATTCGCTGACCAACTTCAAGCGACAGACATCGGAGTACTTAAGACAGCTTCACGAAAGCGGCTCGCCAATGGTGCTTACCGTCAACGGCAAGGCGGAAGTGGTCGTGCAGGACGCCGCCGCTTACCAGCGACTCGTCGAACTCGCCGCCCGGGCGGACCAGCAAGAAACCTTGGCCGCCATTCGCACCGGTCTGGCCGATGCCGAAGCAGGCCGAGTGAAGCCAGCCCGGGAGGCGCTAAAGGAGTTGGCGAAGAAGTTCGGCATCTCAGAATCTGATCAATAGCATGGCGTATGACGTCATCTTGACCGCGCGGGCGGAAGCCGATGTAGCGTCGGTGCTTCGGTGGTTTCACGACCAACAGGCAATCATCGCGGGCAACCGATGGTTCGGCCATTTGATGATAAAACTAACTGCCTTTTGAAAAATGCCATCGTGGCATTTTTCAACCTCGCCAGGCTCAGAGCATAGCTCTTCGCGGCTCGCAAAATAACGACTTACGTCGTTAATTTGGGATCGCATCCCTGCGATCACGCAGTCCGTCGAGAAAATCAACGAACTGCTAACCACGCTGGAAAACCATCCGCAGCGCGGCGACTTGGCCGCGGAATCGGAGGAGATCGGGCAGGAAATCCGCGAAGTATTGCTTGGACATCGCCGATACAAGCATCGCATTCTGTTCCAGGTCAGCAGTCACGTCGTCACCATATTACGCGTGCGGCACAGTTCGCGTGACTCCTTCACCCGAGAATATCTATCCTGATTCAAAAATTTGCAGTCGAACCGATGGAAACGTAGATTGATAAGGTCTACCCCGTTTCCGTCGCCTGGTTCACGATAGTGCACGGATGAAATCTTGAAGTCGGCACTCCGATCGCAATTTTCGTAAAAGGCTCTCCTTCCATGAAGACGCACCAGACAAGCTCACGCCAATCCCTGCTAGTTCTCTCCGCCTCCCTGCTCCTCTTGATCGCGACCTGCTTTTCTGCGACCCCAACTTTCGCTGCGGATGACGCAGATGCCATTCAAGGAACGTGGAACTTTGTCGAAGGTGAAGTGAACGGAACCTCGCTCGGCGAGATCCTCAAACGGCAAGGCATCACCAAGATGCAGGTCCAGTTCTCGGACGATGTCATGTCGATGTCGGGATTTGGTCCTCGCAATCAGCAGTGGGAATTCTCGCTGGATGAGACGAAGAATCCGAAAGAGGTTCGACTCGTCGCGGTCGAAACCGCTGGAAAGGCGGCAAAAGGGACGAAGCTTACCGCGATCTACGAGCTTGAAGGAGACCAGTTGAAGCTTTGCCTGCCGGGCGACGAAACGGTCGGCGTACCCAAGGATTTCAAGGCGCCCGCCGAATCACGACTTTCGTCCCTGATGCTGAAGCGTCAAACCGACAAAGAAGAATCCCCCGCCAAACCGTAATGCAATCGCCTACAGCCAGCCCAGGTATTCCTGATACCGATAAATCCACGGATGCGACCACGGGTTGAGCGCCGGGTAAGCGGCCGATGCCGCCGAGATCAGCAGCAACAGCGCCGCCAGCCAACAGGCCCACCGTCGCTTCGCGCACCAATCGGCGGCCGGTTGAAGCGTGACCAGCCAAAGCGGGATCAGCCAGAAGAGCCAACGGAAGCCAGAGCAAACGCCGCCGTAGTTGCGATCCTTCAGCGGGCGGAAGGTATAGAACAGCACGCAGACGATCGTCAGCGTGGCGATCATGATCGTCACGTCCCGCCATTGGCGATCGTCGCCGCGCAGTAGCATCACGCCGCCGACGACCGACAAAATCCAGATCGGCGTCAGCGAGAAGACGCCATGATGCCCGACCAACATGTGGAAGAGGTACGTCAGCCGCGACTGTTCGCCCAGGTCGACCCCCTTCTTCACGCCGTCGCGCCAGTAAGTGTCGGCATAGTCGTACCAGCGATCCCAGGTGCGAACCTCGATTACATTATCGACCTTTTGCAGCGCCCAGCGGCGATCGACGATTGGGTCATCCAACACCCAGCGGTCCCCGGCTTCGCGAACCTGAAGTTCCGGCGTCTCTGAGAGCTGCACGTCCAACGCGGCGAACTTTGCCCGGACCGGTTCCGGCACTTCTCCCTGGTCGAGTTCGGCCGCCGCTGCATCTACATCCAGCGTGGCGATTGCCGGACCATCGCTACGGTGCGCGTACGGCGGCTTCCAACTTCCATGGGCCCAGTAGGTCGTCCCAAACGAAGCGATCGCCACCAACAACGCGCCCGGCACGCCGGCAACGAGCGTCTTGGCAGGCGCCTTGATCAGCAAGGCCAAACCGAGCAGCCCCAGCAGCGACAGCGCCGGCAAGTCATTCGCCGCCGCAAATGCTGCGGCAAACCCAGCGCCAAAAAAGAGCCATGCGTCCCGTTTGCCATCGATCCAGATCCGCGTTCCCAGGTCAATCGCCACCATCGTCGCAACGGCGGCGACCAAATGGTTGTTGATTGTGATGGCGAACGTCGTCAGAAACGTGCCGAATGCCGCCGTGGTGAAGATAAACAGGCGTCCCCAATCGCTGCGACCGTAACGCTCCAGCATCGCAATCAGCGACGCGAACATCACCAGCAGCAAACCGACGTTGGTGATCACCAACATGATCCGGGCGACGTAAAATGGATAACTGCCGAGCGACAATCCCATCCCATTTTTGATCACCCAATATTCGCCCGCCAACATCACCGCCATCAGCGGCGGCTTGCTCGAATAGTAATGACGTTTGCCATCCGCGCCGACGTGGTAGACCTTGTCGATCGAATCCCAGCGGCGATCGGCGATCACATCGTCGATGGCGAACGTGCCGTAGTCAACCAAGGATCGGACCGTCGCCCAGCGGCTGCGGTCATTGGCGCTCATAAAGGGATGCTTGCCATGGTTGGCCGACATCTGGCCGATGCGGCCAATGATCGTGCCGACGCTCACGGCGATCAGCAACACGTAAATCGCCAGGCGCAATTGTCGGTTGGCGTCGTCGGTCATACGGTCGTATCAGAGCTGGTCGTGTCAGGAAGTTTGGTATAGCCGGACGTTTCCGAGATCGAATAGGGCGCCTGGCCGTGAGAGTTCTGCGCGGTGATCAATTCAGCCAACAGCCCGACCATCAGGAACTGGGTTCCCAACAATAGCGCCGTGATCACGTAGAAGATCATCGCCGTTTCATGAATGTGAATCGGATTCAAACCGAGCGCCGGAATGCGCGACAACACCCACCACAGCGCCAAGATCACCATCCCCAAGCCGCCAAAGGCGAAAAAGGCCAAGCCGATGCCACCCAGCAAATGCTGCGGACGTTGGCCGAACCCGGTGATGAACTTGACGGTCAGCAGATCAAGGAAGCCTTTGAAGATCCGGAAGAAGCCATACTTCGACTGGCCGAACTGCCGAGCCCGGTGATTGACGACGATCTCCCCCACTTTCCAACCGCGGGCCGCCGCCAACACCGGCACAAACCGATGCAATTCGCCATACAGGCGAACCTCGTCAAAGATCTCGCGGCGATAACATTTGAAGCCGCAGTTGTGATCATGCAGCCGCACGCCGGTCAATGTGCTGACCATCCAGTTGAAGATCCGCGACGGCAACACTTTGTGCCACGGGTCATGGCGGACTTGCTTGTAGCCGCTGACGACGTCGAGCCCGCTGTCAAGCTTCTCCAGGAATCGAGGAATCTCGGCTGGATCGTCTTGCAGGTCCGCGTCCAGCGTCAGCACCAGGTCGCCGCGAGCCGCCCGAAACCCAGCATCCAGCGCCGCCGCTTTGCCAAAATTACGACGAAAGCGAATCGCATTCACATTCGGATCGCTGTCGGCCAGTTCCTGCTCGACCTTCCACGAACCATCTTTGGAACCATCGTCAACAAAAATGATTTCGATCTGATAATCATTAGCGGCGGCGACATCGGTGAGTTCGCGATGAAGCTCTCGCAGGCTATCTTCTTCGTTATAGACGGGGATGACGGCGGAAAGACGCAAGGCGTATCTCGTTTCTTTTCGATCGGCCAGACGCCGCGTTAACGGGCGATCGGCGGGGTGGGAACCGAATCGTCGACGGGCGCATCGGCTGCTTTACGTCGCGAAAGGGCGAAAGGGAGAATATACAGGATAATTGAGATTACGATTTCCGCCACCATCCAAGAAACCCGCAACAGCACCGCCGACACCACCGCCACCGGCCGGCCGAAGACCGGCGCCGTCAGCTGCATCAGGATCAGCTCGCGAATTCCAAACCCAC
This region of Blastopirellula retiformator genomic DNA includes:
- a CDS encoding peptidylprolyl isomerase, giving the protein MRSYPNLFLSILALSVLFAVGCGSETSPPAASIDGGSAAPAAGGDSLSGSPVSVEPEEMTDAYRPMARESHPEVVLTTNYGEIKLRLNSEKAPATVDNFLNNYVESGRYDGTIFHYVATDSMILGGSFTADLEATPTRTEIQSEAANGLKNVRGAIAMTRDPEYIHTATNQFFINLADNPNLDHVEDDEKKYGYCVFGEVIEGMDVVDKIAAAPVKDVEGFPGLPVETVVIQSAKRVR
- a CDS encoding type II toxin-antitoxin system Phd/YefM family antitoxin — protein: MLNLENGVDSLTNFKRQTSEYLRQLHESGSPMVLTVNGKAEVVVQDAAAYQRLVELAARADQQETLAAIRTGLADAEAGRVKPAREALKELAKKFGISESDQ
- a CDS encoding TIGR03067 domain-containing protein; this translates as MKTHQTSSRQSLLVLSASLLLLIATCFSATPTFAADDADAIQGTWNFVEGEVNGTSLGEILKRQGITKMQVQFSDDVMSMSGFGPRNQQWEFSLDETKNPKEVRLVAVETAGKAAKGTKLTAIYELEGDQLKLCLPGDETVGVPKDFKAPAESRLSSLMLKRQTDKEESPAKP
- a CDS encoding type II toxin-antitoxin system RelE/ParE family toxin; this encodes MTQSVEKINELLTTLENHPQRGDLAAESEEIGQEIREVLLGHRRYKHRILFQVSSHVVTILRVRHSSRDSFTREYLS
- a CDS encoding glycosyltransferase family 2 protein, giving the protein MRLSAVIPVYNEEDSLRELHRELTDVAAANDYQIEIIFVDDGSKDGSWKVEQELADSDPNVNAIRFRRNFGKAAALDAGFRAARGDLVLTLDADLQDDPAEIPRFLEKLDSGLDVVSGYKQVRHDPWHKVLPSRIFNWMVSTLTGVRLHDHNCGFKCYRREIFDEVRLYGELHRFVPVLAAARGWKVGEIVVNHRARQFGQSKYGFFRIFKGFLDLLTVKFITGFGQRPQHLLGGIGLAFFAFGGLGMVILALWWVLSRIPALGLNPIHIHETAMIFYVITALLLGTQFLMVGLLAELITAQNSHGQAPYSISETSGYTKLPDTTSSDTTV